Genomic segment of Coffea arabica cultivar ET-39 chromosome 1e, Coffea Arabica ET-39 HiFi, whole genome shotgun sequence:
GATTCCAATTAATATGTCAACCAAAACGGCAATTTCCCCCCTCGGAGAATCTTGAATTTGTCTTAAAGATTCAATTTTGCAAACCTGCTCCTTAGAACCTTAAAGAGAGATGCAACAGAATCAAACCTGCATGAGCAAAGCGATCTCTGGCTGCATTGCTCCTCCGGCCTGGAGTCGCTTAAAGCAGACGTCAACTTTTACCCATGGAACGTCTAACCTACTCAATAATGGTGGACACAAGCCACGTCCAAAATCTGACGATTTCAAGGATTGGGCACGCAATGTGATAAATGGTTTGTGTTTATCTGCTAACTTTGAGTAGGTTAGACGTTTCATGGGTAAAAGTTGACGTCTGCTTTAAGCGACTCCAGGCTAGAGGAGCAATGCAGCAAGAGATGAGCAAAGGTAAAAGTTGACGTCTGCTTTAAGCGACTCCAGGCTAGAGGAGCAATGCAGCAAGAGATCGCTTTGCTCATGCAGGTTTGATTCTGTTGCATCTCTCTTTAAGGTTCTAAGGAGCAGGTTTGCAAAATTGAATCTTTAAGACAAATTCAAGATTCTCCAGAAATACAAAATGTGTCCGTTCCCAATCCTTGAAATCATCAGATTTTGGACGTGGCTTGTGTCCACCATTATTGAATTCACAATAAATGAAGCAGAAGTGAACGTCGACACAACTGCAGAACGCGAGGAAGAGTTTGCTAGAGTGGAAGCCTGGAATATAATGTAACAGATGTTTTGACCAAATTTCATATGTTAGATGCTACCATCTACTGCTCAAGACCCAAGATGAGAAGATCGAGTAAAGTAAGGACAAAAACACAGCATTAGAGGATGCAACGCAAGGCGAAACTTCATTAAATgtataaaagaaaagtgggAGGATATTTGGATATTGGTCAAAAACTGGAGTGACAACAGTCACTGGTACATTAGAGGCCACAAAGGCCACTTTTCTGTTACAGATGAAGGTAaatataaagttttaaaaaaggaaaaacaaaaataggaAGCCTTCGCGTGTGAAAGAGTCTCCTCCAAAAACTAAAAGGtggagaaaagaaacaaatgctGTTAAGGCGCCTGCACTGAAACTCTGCAGCCTCACGGGAACTTCAGGACCAACTGAAACTCCCAACACTCgctccaagaaaaaaaaaacctccaaGAGTTGTTTTACTGAGAATGAATATGCATGCAGATTTTCCACCCCATGCCTGAGAATCGGAAAAGCAAAGGCCTACTCAACTATTATTGGCGTCCATCTACTACAGGCATATAATGGAACTATACGTGACAAGAATACCACATTTCCAGCGTCTGGCAATCATAATCCAGATTGACAAGAGTTTGGAATGCTGTGCAAAAATTTAGCCCTTGCAGTAGAGTCGGTTGAAAATTGGCCCAAGACAGCAATTGTAGCAGTATTGCTGCCAAACTTTTCAATTCCTCTAGAGATCATACAAGTGTGGTTAGCTTCCACCACCACCATTACATCTTCACCCAAAAGGGATGACGCAGTTTCAGCAATTTGCCTGGTGAGCCTCTCTTGTACTTGGAGTTTGAAGCCATAGAAATGTACTATTGACTGTAACAAGGATCTTCCAATTGGAATGCCACCCGCAGCACAATAATAGCCTATATGCACAACACCATGAAAAGGAAGTAGATGGTGTTCACACTGGGACCAGAATGGCAAATTCAGCTCCGAACATAAATGTTCTTCACCAAAGCTGATATCGCCATCAGGCTTCATGGAATCTCTTTGATTTCGAACTAACCCATTCAGCTTCATCTCCAAATTACAATTTTGAAAGTTCATCAGCCAGGTCACAAAGCGAGCAGGGGTTCCTATAAGCTCTTTTCTTGATGGGTCTTCACCAAGAGACCGAAGAATTGAAGCTACAGCACTCATCATTGCTGAATTGGCTGGAGCTATCTTTGTAAAAGAATGAGATGGGCACCAACACTGGTCAGAGCCATTAGCATGTATATTCGCTGTGTTTATGCCTCTGAACCTTAAGAGGCTGAGAAAGTCGGCCCAAACATCAGCTTTCCCATCTTCAAACACTCCAGAACCCGAACTTACAAGTAACTTTATCCATCCTTCATGGTTTGAATCAAGAAAGGCTGACTCAAATTTGGGAAAGTGAATGTGTGAGCACTGGAGTACAACAGCAACACCTGCTGGTTTGATACCATGCTGCAAGGCTTTACAGACTTCATTTGCTAGACGCTGTGGATCTTGGAGGCGTTTTGCAAAAACATCAGCTACTCGAGAGAACTTGCTAAGACCTACAACCCTTTGTCCAGATGGAACATAGCCCACATGACACTTTATATGGAAGGGAAGCAAGCAAGACTCACAGTAGGAGAAGAGATCTAGATCTCGAACTATTACAAGCCCACCAGCTCCCCCAGCATGCCCAATTTTATTATCCAATCCAACCTCAGGAAACAACGCACTATGGACAACGTCCTTTGCCTTTTCTCTATAGCCTGGACAAAGCAGGGAGAGGTTTAATCAGATTCCTGCTCATCGTACCTCAAATTATAACAATGTCGGATATTCTTCAGTCGGATATTCTTCAATTATTCATATTTGAGACCTAACGATAAAGACACAATTGGCAGAAAAACATTTGAAAAACGTAAATGCTCTGGAAAAAAGTAATAGGACAAAAGAAAACGAGATTTGCATCAGGTCCTCACCACAACATACTCTAACAAGAAGAAATGTCACTGCAATTATTTTAACGAGTTGAAGCTAACTCAGTGCTACTTCCTTTCACACAATCATATAAGCTAAATGCCAGATGTATATCTTCGCAACTTACTATACATTGAGAAACTGATGCGAATCTCCGCAAGTTACTACACAATGAGAAAACTAATGCAGCATGAAGAGCAATGCTGCAAATCGTAAAAGATAGTCTATCTACAAGTACAAAGGTATGTACACAAGCTATTGCTGCACTGTTTACAGCATCGGTGAGAAAAAGTTTTAATATCACAGCACAGACTCTATCTGCCACTAGAAACAACACCTCGCCAACTGCTGGTTGCATGATAATACATGAAACAGTGAAGCAAGTAAACTCGTTATAGTAATTGCAGAATATCCACATATAcgaattaaaatatatattgatATATGGAGATCTGCATCAGCTACTATCAATCAACAAagaccacccccccccccccccccccccaaaaaaaaactccaatctaaaaaaaaaaaaaaaaagaaggacaaAGAAGTTTCACCTCTAGTCCCTTCCCTGAGGGCCTTGGCCACACGGAGAGGAGTCTTTCGGATTCCTTCTCGATTGATATCCTCACCAAGACCTTGCAAGAGGACTCTGACAGCATCCTCAATGGCAGGGGTCTCAGGTTCTCCTCCCTCTAAACCCAGCTCAACACATCCCCCAAGGTTCACTCCATTCTCTAGCTCTGCATTGAAATGCCCCTCATCTAAAGCTCCCATTGACCCACCACCACTACAACCCAACCTCGAAACCCAATTTAGGATTCTGCCCAATCCAATCCAAAGTTCCAAACTTTTCAGATAAATAAACAAAACCCACAAAAATTTCACCCAAAAGATTCAAACTTTGGCCAAAAGAAACAACGAACCCAGATCAAAGCAAGTAAAATCAAAGCAAATCAAATGGTTAGCAGTTCTTGCAGGGCAGCGAGAAAAAATGGAGGGAAAGACAAAAAGGAAGAAGGGATTGTAGGGCTGTTATTGAGTTGGGAGGGATGAGGAGAAGAAACAAAGGACAGGGGTGAGAGATTTGTGCTGGCTAACAATTCTTGTTTTGCAACTATCGCTAATACACGGCTACTCCATATAAAAACGTAGGGTTGCCGTTGATATTGGAATGTGTGGAAGCCCAGAGGCACTGAGAAATTCGTactatttatcatttttttttccctcatcttACACTAGAAATACTTGCAATTTTCCTCATCGGAAATGTGGGTCCGCCTGAGAATGCTCTTTCTACAAGCGGCCGGGGGGTTGGTTAGGAGCTAATTTTCATATTCTAGGTGTGCTTTTAAACGGATTTCTCAAAAAAGAGTCAACACTACAGATTTGGTGGCGGTGCTGCATTGGCCTTAGGGGGTGGTCTGGTCATTTAACAGCAGTTGTTGTTGCTTTAGAGTTAGGTCCTGGAATAAGAGTAAGGGGAAATACTAAAATACCAAACCAATTGGCAATTAGGCGATTAGGCGATTTGATACGTGGGACCATTTTTGTTTGGACCCGCGATGGCAATTGGGGTTGGGGAACGAAGTCGTACAGCCCACCAACCCACTAATGTGAATTGTGATTTGTATGGTTTTTTAGCTTGCAAACTGTCAATAAGTGTTGGAATACACGGAACTCAGGGGCCAACAGCCTCTTGGGCAACCTCCAGTGGAGTGAGAGTTCAAGGGTTCATATTATATCATTTTAATTGTGATTGTCTCTTATTTGTGACTTCTTTTGATgagaaatttcttttgataagaAATTTCGTCGATTCCTCGTTTCTTGGACTAGActaaaataaattatataaatattattattgtgataaaaaaaaacacGAAACTCACGGATCTAATTTAATGATGAATGAATGAAGCTTATAATTTTACCAACTCATCTCGTAccctatatatataaacacacACTAGTGTTGAGGACGCACACAAATGTTTGTATAACtaataaaagaaatttgtgTCAAAATTTTTGAGTATatttgaaatcattttcaagagATTTAGTTTTATGTTCTAATAgtaaaatgcagaaaattcactaaaataaaatatttaaacaaataaTTATTTAGTAGTAATTCATAATAAATTACTAAATAACttgaaaataaattatatatatatattagttgaAAGAATGATACCATGGGTAATTTAGAAAGAACATAAATTGCTacaaacaaaaatttttcaccaacttctccctctccctttgTATAAAGTATATAGATAATGTACAACTTCATTCAACTATTGTACATGGGAATGTAAAATGTTGATGTCTGTTATTATTCCACGAGGGGAATGTCCTTTTGAATTTTGACCACATCAATTAAATAAAAGTATTATAGACTTTATTAAATTTCTGATTAGCCCTCTTAggaaaattataataaaaataaagggTATGGTTATGATTATCCTCTTACGTGagtaaaaaaattcaagaaaaatgacATTCAAAAAGAAGGAAGCGCTATTAATATTTCTTGGTGCATAATAGTATtgttcattttgtttttctaCTTTTGAATTGTTACAAACAAAATGTGTTCGTATGAAATGAAACGCTCAAAACTAGCTTTTAACAAAAGCTCTAAAAAGTTACTAGATCAAGAGTTGATATTATTGTAAAATCTCTTTGGTCAATTTGGCAAAATCTCCTTTAATAAAATTTGCACCAAACTTCACCCTCATATTTTACACTTCTTTGTAAAGATATTCAACAATTGCCAACCTTTAAGTTGGAATGGAAGAGATGCAAAAAGTAGGACTTTTCCCCATTGGTTATAGAGTCTTAATGGTCCTCATTCCCCACTGGTTACGGGTTTGGAAAATTAGGTCTCGTCGGGTTTGGAAAATTAGGTCTCGTCGTGTGTGAAGTTCTGAACAATCTACTTGAAATTGTCCAAACTCTAAAGTCgaaattggtaaaattaaaAACTGCAAATTTGCAATCAAGACTTTAATGACACACAAGTTGTAATTAGTGAAGATAAAGAAACCTTCTTATCTTATAAGCTAAGACGATCGAGCCAATGAAGGAAAGAGCTGTTACGTTCTTCTATATTTTTTGGccagttttttcttttcttatcttttctctattgatttttcacaaaaatatcACCCTATTTGTTTAGTGGTCGACAATTATACTGGTATaagggtatatatatatagataaataAGTTACTTAATTCTATATAGAAAatgatttttaaataaattaggTCTCCGATGCAACTCTTAATTATTGTAGAAGAGTTAATCTTATTTGCATCATAAGTACTTGAAGTTTAATTTGTATCACAAATTAAACTATAAGTTATTAAAACTTTTCATTTAATTTCCCACTATAAAAGTTATTAAAACCAAAAGGTTTGATGTTGAAGGACTAACTCTCGCCAGTCACCACTAgtagcatttaaaaaaaaaaaaaaaagggtctcTTTTCACTGCTCTTGACGATCGCCGCGATGGAACCTTCCCGGCTTCCAGATCCCACTGCTTGCCAGTTCCGCCGATTCcacccccaccaccaccaccaccaccatccgCTCCCTCATCACCACCATTACTATCACGTGTTGCCTCAATGCCCATTGCACAGCTACATACTTGGCTTCAATAATTATCATTCGCCCACATGCCGTGCTTCCGCTCGTTCCCATCCCCCATCTCAAAACCACCCACAAACCGCCCTTTCTTTTTATCCACCCCAAACCACTCTC
This window contains:
- the LOC113713462 gene encoding GTP cyclohydrolase 1, producing the protein MGALDEGHFNAELENGVNLGGCVELGLEGGEPETPAIEDAVRVLLQGLGEDINREGIRKTPLRVAKALREGTRGYREKAKDVVHSALFPEVGLDNKIGHAGGAGGLVIVRDLDLFSYCESCLLPFHIKCHVGYVPSGQRVVGLSKFSRVADVFAKRLQDPQRLANEVCKALQHGIKPAGVAVVLQCSHIHFPKFESAFLDSNHEGWIKLLVSSGSGVFEDGKADVWADFLSLLRFRGINTANIHANGSDQCWCPSHSFTKIAPANSAMMSAVASILRSLGEDPSRKELIGTPARFVTWLMNFQNCNLEMKLNGLVRNQRDSMKPDGDISFGEEHLCSELNLPFWSQCEHHLLPFHGVVHIGYYCAAGGIPIGRSLLQSIVHFYGFKLQVQERLTRQIAETASSLLGEDVMVVVEANHTCMISRGIEKFGSNTATIAVLGQFSTDSTARAKFLHSIPNSCQSGL
- the LOC113713481 gene encoding uncharacterized protein, encoding MEPSRLPDPTACQFRRFHPHHHHHHHPLPHHHHYYHVLPQCPLHSYILGFNNYHSPTCRASARSHPPSQNHPQTALSFYPPQTTLNFQISGSKPSEFSTQGVAHKEDEELEEEEHQQLYEEEEDEEQDPVFVLTDEWREFFAKSEAKRRLAKKQSRKEGKNRMEQ